A DNA window from Vigna angularis cultivar LongXiaoDou No.4 chromosome 1, ASM1680809v1, whole genome shotgun sequence contains the following coding sequences:
- the LOC108328656 gene encoding putative glycine-rich cell wall structural protein 1 codes for MECKEIAVWGQIALEGKSKLQVLFSFVITVAKLLQLCGRVTGFCGLEFVSEGGDYIVLHPGPCLGNVKNDFHELKGDKGMVNSTAEVSRALVGDVGVSGTNSSEVLLGEMKFSGGNGGKGGGSGGGGGNGGGGGGHKGRKGKGGGSGGGGGGGGGSGSGGGRGGGGGGNGQGHEWGGGSGGDVSHFRENSAV; via the exons ATGGAGTGTAAAGAAATTGCTGTGTGGGGACAAATTGCACTTGAAGGGAAATCAAAGTTGCAGGTCTTGTTTTCATTCGTCATCACCGTGGCCAAACTTTTGCAGCTTTGTGGAAGGGTTACGGGATTCTGCGGCTTGGAGTTTGTTAGTGAGGGTGGGGACTATATTGTACTTCATCCAG GCCCTTGTTTAGGTAATgtgaaaaatgattttcatgaaTTAAAGGGTGACAAGGGCATGGTCAACTCTACCGCTGAAGTTTCTCGTGCTTTGGTGGGAGATGTTGGTGTGAGTGGGACAAACTCGTCGGAAGTGTTATTAGGTGAAATGAAGTTCAGTGGGGGGAACGGTGGAAAAGGAGGAGGTAGTGGCGGaggtggaggaaatggaggtggaggaggtggaCATAAAGGGCGAAAAGGAAAGGGTGGAGGAAGTGGCGGTGGAGGTGGGGGTGGAGGAGGTTCAGGTTCTGGTggtggaagaggaggaggaggaggaggaaatgGACAAGGTCATGAATggggtggaggaagtggtggag ATGTTTCACATTTCAGAGAGAATTCTGCTGTATGA